One window from the genome of Kluyveromyces marxianus DMKU3-1042 DNA, complete genome, chromosome 3 encodes:
- the NQM1 gene encoding sedoheptulose-7-phosphate:D-glyceraldehyde-3-phosphate transaldolase NQM1: MSEPAAKKQKFANSLEALKATGTVVVADTGDFESIAKFTPQDATTNPSLILAAAKQDAYAKLIDAAVEYGKKHGSNIDEQVEISVDKLLVEFGTAILKVVPGRVSTEVDARLSFDKEATVKKALEIIKLYEAEGISKERVLIKIASTWEGIQAAQELEKDHGIHVNLTLLFSFSQAVAAAEANVTLISPFVGRILDWYKAKTGETYTAETDPGVESVKNIYNYYKKHGYKTIVMGASFRNVGEIKALAGVDYLTISPKLLDELMASQDPVPQVLDPESAKDQGSGRVSFINDESKFRFELNEDAMATEKLSEGIRKFSADIVTLFDLIKAKIQA; this comes from the coding sequence ATGTCTGAACCAGCTGCtaagaaacaaaagttcGCCAACTCATTGGAAGCCTTGAAGGCTACCGGCACCGTTGTTGTTGCCGACACTGGTGATTTCGAATCAATTGCCAAGTTCACACCACAAGACGCCACCACCAACCCATCTTTGATTTTGGCTGCTGCAAAGCAAGATGCATACGCCAAGTTGATCGATGCTGCTGTCGAATACGGTAAGAAGCACGGATCAAACATTGACGAGCAAGTTGAGATTTCCGTCGACAAGCTTTTGGTCGAGTTTGGTACTGCCATCTTGAAGGTTGTTCCAGGCAGAGTCTCCACCGAAGTTGATGCTAGATTGTCCTTCGACAAGGAAGCCACTGTCAAGAAGGCTTTGGAAATCATCAAGCTATACGAAGCCGAAGGTATCTCCAAGGAAAGAGTGCTAATCAAGATTGCCTCCACCTGGGAAGGTATCCAAGCCGCACAAGAGCTAGAGAAGGATCACGGTATTCACGTCAACTTGACCTTGttgttctctttctccCAAGccgttgctgctgctgagGCCAATGTCACCTTGATCTCTCCATTTGTTGGTAGAATCTTGGACTGGTACAAGGCCAAGACCGGTGAAACTTACACTGCCGAAACCGACCCAGGTGTCGAATCCGTCAAGAACATCTACAACTACTACAAGAAGCACGGCTACAAGACCATCGTTATGGGTGCTTCCTTCAGAAACGTTGGTGAAATCAAGGCTCTTGCCGGTGTCGACTACTTGACTATTTCTCCAAAGTTGTTGGACGAATTGATGGCCTCCCAGGACCCTGTCCCACAAGTCTTGGACCCTGAATCTGCCAAGGATCAAGGTTCCGGAAGAGTCTCCTTCATCAACGACGAATCCAAGTTCAGATTCGAGTTGAACGAAGACGCCATGGCCACTGAAAAGTTGTCTGAAGGTATCAGAAAGTTCTCTGCCGACATCGTCACTCTGTTCGACTTGATCAAGGCTAAGATCCAAGCTTAA
- the PRX1a gene encoding peroxiredoxin family protein, whose translation MTSILPKQSIYIGAKAPNFQSMTSMGAIDFYQYTQGKWCIFFSHPADFTPICTTEIGAFGALQDEFTARDCVLLGLSTNDKASHLKWIQDIESITGISINFPIICDEEKKVATQFSMIDLHALTTGKPQLIPLRTVYIIDPNKIVRLIQIYPLSTGRNTAEILRCLDSLQLVYKTNGKIMTPINWIPGDDIVVVPDVKSDEMFPKKRTIRDYLQLSPLDPNSV comes from the coding sequence ATGACAAGCATACTACCCAAGCAATCAATTTATATCGGAGCGAAAGCGCCAAACTTTCAATCAATGACATCTATGGGAGCAATAGACTTCTATCAGTATACGCAGGGAAAATGGtgtatattcttttctcaTCCAGCAGATTTCACCCCCATCTGTACTACTGAAATAGGTGCGTTTGGTGCACTACAAGACGAATTTACTGCCCGTGATTGTGTGTTATTGGGTTTATCAACAAATGATAAAGCTTCACACTTGAAGTGGATCCAAGATATTGAATCAATTACAGGAATTAGTATAAATTTTCCTATCATCTGcgatgaagagaaaaaagtgGCAACTCAGTTCTCCATGATAGATTTGCATGCATTAACTACAGGTAAACCGCAGCTTATACCACTTAGAACTGTCTATATCATAGATCCAAATAAAATTGTCAGACTGATACAAATATACCCATTGTCTACAGGTAGAAATACGGCTGAGATTCTTCGGTGTTTGGATTCGTTACAGCTAGTATACAAAACTAATGGAAAGATTATGACACCTATTAATTGGATTCCTGGAGATGATATTGTAGTAGTTCCAGATGTTAAAAGTGATGAGATGTTCCCTAAAAAACGGACAATTAGGGACTATCTACAACTCTCACCGTTGGATCCCAATAGCGTATAG
- the FMP48 gene encoding protein kinase FMP48, whose amino-acid sequence MYQPLDIIQTGSFSTVYRAYDTRSGEYVALKVVAKPESPEKLDAITALVKNELKILKRLGNRHPNICALLDFYQDDSNFVFVLEYCHNGDLYDYMKLVKESADSQEYTGKPDSLPSISRLQFHSLVYQLCSALSYCHSLGIAHRDFKPENVLVTNTGKVKLTDFGLSHMGEQASDHRIGTEKYLAPETFTHSGSYNTYSADFWSLGISILYIMFGSCPFRSADRNSSKKNTNFLAFQDNPVQFVKQYYLPNLLDVDVEAGCDSFPPLFSKRHSIITSPKYWLEVVPNTSNLEHILLNVSCLVISHLLCSPSNRSMESFWYRLDNFITVLKMQTGSEISSVPPSLTQNQEYIEFTDPPSPQSISSASFRMSSLGSMSRPFEEFMPRSFSSESWDFDWDAGNSWLNNVKPVSLQQNSTM is encoded by the coding sequence ATGTACCAGCCCTTAGATATCATCCAAACTGGATCATTCAGCACGGTTTATCGTGCCTACGATACTCGCTCCGGAGAGTATGTTGCGTTAAAAGTCGTCGCCAAGCCTGAAAGCCCAGAAAAGCTAGATGCAATCACAGCTTTAGTCAAAAACGAACTaaagattttgaaaagactAGGGAACAGACATCCAAATATCTGCGCATTGCTCGATTTTTACCAAGATGACTCAAATTTTGTATTTGTCCTCGAATACTGTCACAACGGTGATTTGTACGACTACATGAAGCTGGTCAAAGAATCAGCAGACTCACAAGAATACACTGGTAAACCAGATTCCTTGCCAAGCATATCTAGATTGCAATTTCACTCGTTGGTTTATCAATTGTGTTCAGCATTGAGCTACTGCCACTCTTTAGGGATTGCTCATCGAGACTTCAAGCCTGAAAACGTCTTGGTGACGAACACGGGAAAGGTAAAACTCACAGACTTTGGGCTATCGCATATGGGAGAGCAGGCCTCTGACCATAGAATCGGAACGGAAAAATACTTGGCCCCAGAAACTTTTACCCACTCAGGCTCATACAACACTTATAGCGCAGATTTTTGGTCGTTAGGTATCTCTATTCTATACATTATGTTCGGTTCCTGTCCATTTAGATCGGCGGACAGAAATTCgtccaaaaagaataccAACTTCCTTGCATTCCAAGATAACCCAGTTCAATTTGTAAAGCAGTACTACTTACCAAATTTACTCGATGTTGACGTCGAGGCTGGTTGCGATTCATTCCCTCCGCTATTTTCTAAAAGACATTCTATCATTACGAGTCCAAAGTATTGGCTTGAAGTAGTGCCAAACACATCAAACTTGGAACATATACTTTTGAATGTTTCTTGCCTGGTAATATCACATCTCCTATGCTCGCCATCAAACCGCAGTATGGAGTCATTTTGGTACAGACTAGACAATTTCATCACTGTTTTGAAAATGCAAACCGGCAGTGAAATTTCATCGGTACCTCCATCATTGACACAGAATCAAGAGTACATTGAATTTACCGATCCACCATCTCCACAATCAATAAGCTCGGCGTCGTTCAGAATGTCTAGTCTTGGATCTATGTCTAGACCATTCGAGGAGTTTATGCCTCGCAGCTTTTCGAGTGAATCGTGGGATTTTGATTGGGATGCAGGAAACAGTTGGTTAAACAATGTCAAACCGGTATCTTTGCAACAAAATTCTACAATGTAA
- a CDS encoding cd12148 family transcription factor (cd00067, GAL4-like Zn2Cys6 binuclear cluster DNA-binding domain), with product MMSNSSSTDTGGNTQSVKRRVSKACDACRKSKTKCDGERPCSRCLKENKLCTYSKSNIGYAQAKCKKLYNQEYVDLLETRNSLLTKALSLLFKQFDKCVDSGLVQIHPQKYTDFKHLQMQSMMLNNNSSESNPNDSNSDAWEQTDMHDQDQDAAIRDDPALAWINLLKNRNLFINGETGKLNVNEVIYSIIPTNVDMAVKSLNYTHGGKEEIDKMVMRGDPNIGKSSSQVYDKLLSRGYVNSGTLFTADHSKEGVPEDSRVELPKRKRRKNPTNQSPHGIPMSTKPSNDSTATISHNDLSSASSFPTDREQWYPKLEYSQFDLLDSLSNDFQRQHSANVRISHQHGAGQIQNQHNDGTSTVTGNTVAAQNAYQETNEIQENKSHIRNPNPYGRNNDQYNF from the coding sequence ATGATGAGCAATAGCAGCAGCACAGATACAGGCGGCAACACCCAGTCGGTGAAACGTCGTGTCTCAAAGGCTTGTGATGCTTGCcggaaatcaaaaaccaAGTGTGATGGAGAAAGGCCGTGTAGTCGCTGcttgaaagaaaacaaactATGCAcatattcaaaatcaaacatTGGGTACGCCCAGGCCAAATGCAAGAAATTGTACAACCAGGAATACGTCGATTTGTTGGAAACGAGAAATTCGCTCCTAACGAAAGCACTGAGCCTGCTGTTCAAACAGTTCGACAAATGCGTCGACAGTGGACTTGTCCAAATACACCCTCAAAAGTATACCGACTTCAAGCATTTGCAGATGCAATCTATGATGCTTAATAACAATTCCAGCGAGAGCAACCCTAACGACAGCAATTCTGATGCATGGGAACAAACCGACATGCACGACCAGGACCAGGACGCCGCCATTCGCGACGATCCGGCTCTTGCGTGGAtcaatttgttgaaaaacAGAAACCTCTTCATTAATGGCGAAACGGGCAAGCTCAATGTCAACGAGGTCATCTATTCCATAATACCGACGAACGTCGATATGGCCGTGAAATCTTTGAATTACACACATGGcgggaaagaagagatcgACAAAATGGTCATGAGAGGTGATCCGAATATCGGAAAATCGTCTTCTCAGGTATACGATAAGCTGCTTTCAAGAGGTTACGTTAATTCAGGGACCCTATTCACCGCAGatcattcaaaagaaggtgTCCCAGAGGATTCCCGGGTAGAACTCccgaaaagaaagaggcGCAAAAACCCTACAAATCAATCCCCGCACGGTATCCCAATGTCAACAAAGCCCAGCAACGATTCCACGGCAACCATTTCGCATAATGACTTGTCGTCGGCATCGTCTTTTCCAACTGATAGAGAGCAATGGTACCCAAAATTGGAGTATAGTCAATTTGACCTGCTAGATTCCTTGTCAAACGATTTCCAACGACAGCATTCAGCCAACGTACGAATATCACACCAGCACGGTGCCGgtcaaattcaaaaccaACATAATGATGGGACGTCTACAGTAACTGGTAACACCGTAGCTGCCCAAAATGCATATCAAGAGACTAATGAgatacaagaaaacaaaagccATATAAGAAATCCGAACCCCTATGGTAGGAACAACGATCAATATAACTTTTAG
- the ILV5 gene encoding ketol-acid reductoisomerase, whose product MFRQATKQATRQLIANSRAITAKRALSVAARKTATSGLRSTAFAAKPLVATRGIKQINFGGVEETVYERADWPREKLLNYFKDDTLALIGYGSQGYGQGLNLRDNGLNVIVGVRKNGASWKAAIEDGWVPGENLFDVQEAVKKGTYVMNLLSDAAQSETWPALKPLLTKEKTLYFSHGFSPVFKDLTHVEPPTDIDVILVAPKGSGRTVRSLFKEGRGINSSYAVWNDVSGKAHEKAQALAVAVGSGYVYQTTFEKEVNSDLYGERGCLMGGIHGMFLAQYEVLRENGHSPSEAFNETVEEATQSLYPLIGKYGMDYMYDACSTTARRGALDWYPIFKNALKPVFQDLYESTKNGSETKRSLEFNSQPDYREKLEAELETIRNMEIWRVGKEVRKLRPENN is encoded by the coding sequence ATGTTCAGACAAGCCACTAAGCAAGCTACCAGACAATTGATTGCCAACTCTCGTGCAATCACTGCAAAGAGAGCTCTCTCTGTTGCTGCCAGAAAGACTGCCACTTCTGGTTTGCGTTCCACTGCCTTTGCTGCCAAGCCATTGGTTGCTACTAGAGGTATTAAGCAAATTAACTTTGGTGGTGTCGAAGAAACTGTTTACGAAAGAGCCGACTGGCCAAGAGAAAAGTTGTTAAACTACTTCAAGGACGACACTTTGGCTTTGATTGGTTACGGTTCCCAAGGTTACGGTCAAGGTTTGAACTTGAGAGACAACGGTTTGAACGTTATCGTAGGTGTTAGAAAGAACGGTGCTTCCTGGAAGGCCGCTATCGAAGACGGTTGGGTTCCAGGTGAAAACTTGTTCGACGTGCAAGAAGCTGTTAAAAAGGGTACTTACGTCATGAACTTGTTGTCTGACGCCGCTCAATCCGAAACATGGCCAGCTTTGAAGCCATTGTTGacaaaggaaaagactTTGTACTTCTCCCATGGTTTCTCCCCTGTTTTCAAGGACTTGACCCACGTTGAACCACCAACGGACATCGATGTCATCTTAGTTGCTCCAAAGGGTTCCGGTAGAACTGTCAGATCCTTGTTCAAGGAAGGTAGAGGTATCAACTCTTCCTACGCTGTCTGGAACGATGTTTCCGGTAAGGCTCACGAAAAGGCACAAGCCTTGGCCGTCGCTGTTGGTTCCGGTTACGTTTACCAAACTACCTTCGAAAAGGAAGTCAACTCTGACTTGTACGGTGAAAGAGGTTGTCTAATGGGTGGTATTCACGGTATGTTCTTGGCTCAATACGAAGTTTTGAGAGAAAACGGTCACTCCCCATCTGAAGCCTTTAACGAaactgttgaagaagctacCCAATCTCTATACCCCTTGATCGGTAAGTACGGTATGGATTACATGTACGACGCCTGCTCTACCACCGCTAGAAGAGGTGCTTTGGACTGGTACCCAATCTTCAAGAACGCTTTGAAGCCTGTGTTCCAAGACTTGTACGAATCTACCAAGAACGGTTCCGAAACCAAGAGATCTTTGGAATTCAACTCTCAACCGGACTACAGAGAAAAGTTGGAAGCTGAACTAGAAACCATCAGAAACATGGAAATCTGGAGAGTTGGTAAGGAAGTTAGAAAGTTGAGACCAGAAAACAACTAA
- the MCO32 gene encoding Mco32p, which yields MLELRRMKPLFHSLRYNLRIINRIGVRRYSGTSGCADLNSNGKKMSPQDVRRVNLGCTITYLQSNVPHLLQTSLHEPRLSSDVELKIMPVTHPYLPTFTGITKYYAVWNSIRFLLNNLLFQTENRVRIKSLDVNDNEVFMRWETHPLAVDQPESIKLAEEETKLSGLFIFGLNEDCDKITKHVIDDVQIVGKRKIDFSPKVENGAIVYCKAIKG from the coding sequence aTGTTAGAATTAAGAAGAATGAAACCACTTTTCCATAGTTTAAGGTATAATTTGAGGATTATAAACAGAATCGGAGTTCGCAGGTATAGCGGTACTTCTGGATGTGCTGATTTGAATAGTAATGGGAAGAAAATGTCTCCACAGGATGTTCGTAGAGTTAATTTGGGATGTACCATAACGTATTTGCAATCGAACGTACCGCATCTTTTGCAGACATCTTTGCACGAGCCGCGACTCAGTAGCGATGtagaattaaaaataatgcCTGTCACGCATCCTTACTTGCCCACATTTACTGGAATCACGAAATACTATGCGGTTTGGAACAGTATACGCTTTCTCCTGAATAACTTGCTCTTCCAGACTGAAAATAGGGTACGAATCAAGAGCCTCGATGTGAACGATAACGAGGTTTTCATGAGATGGGAGACACATCCTTTGGCTGTGGATCAACCGGAAAGTATCAAACtggctgaagaagaaacaaagcTATCTGgccttttcattttcggGTTGAATGAGGATTGCGACAAGATTACGAAGCACGTTATAGACGACGTTCAAATAGTTggcaaaagaaagatagACTTCTCACCAAAGGTAGAAAACGGAGCTATTGTGTACTGCAAAGCTATTAAGGGATAG
- the ATG33 gene encoding Atg33p codes for MSVCLTVTKSIALVSAGLNSGLCFGGVFQPKDAVSGKAININTTGREIAIGLLSSLSAAFYGASYFGAPTQWKHPYLLYAGALAFVSVGATAVKLAKRAICHPRDNHATPSASSGNEKQASTDDAADAISSNDHDSQEDSVVLVSESSNHSAGEEQQHKSDGNADTEALLPSKTQSEPLKKKSKCCCSPLAPFTSDCVLDVVRTVSSVGLLLLGTIGGLGEPLALL; via the coding sequence ATGAGCGTTTGTTTAACAGTCACAAAAAGTATCGCCTTGGTTTCTGCAGGATTGAACTCCGGACTCTGTTTTGGCGGAGTGTTTCAACCAAAGGATGCCGTTAGTGGTAAGGCCATTAACATTAACACTACTGGTCGTGAGATAGCTATTGGACTTCTAAGTTCGTTATCGGCAGCCTTTTATGGGGCCAGTTACTTTGGTGCTCCCACACAGTGGAAGCACCCTTACCTACTCTACGCTGGTGCGCTAGCATTCGTATCTGTCGGTGCCACTGCCGTGAAGCTTGCCAAGCGTGCGATCTGCCACCCACGTGACAATCACGCGACTCCATCCGCTTCCTCTGGCAACGAGAAGCAAGCGTCGACGGATGATGCTGCAGACGCTATTTCCTCCAACGACCATGATTCGCAAGAGGATTCGGTTGTGTTGGTCTCGGAGTCGAGCAACCACAGTGCAGGCGAAGAACAACAGCACAAATCCGATGGAAATGCTGATACTGAAGCTCTATTACCAAGCAAGACACAGTCAGaacctttgaaaaagaaatccaaGTGCTGTTGTTCTCCTCTGGCTCCATTCACATCAGATTGCGTACTAGATGTCGTGCGCACGGTGTCATCCGTTGGCCTACTACTACTCGGTACTATTGGTGGTCTAGGGGAACCTTTAGCCTTGTTGTGA
- a CDS encoding translation initiation factor 2A produces MSSQLFARTSSSVEVFQGYPSFEQITPSNKKSQNDGEGESEVEGKVIQSLLSPCGRFMAKSYENKVILLIGENWENTLIELPLKNVYDLKFSPSGNFLSTWERPLVDDAEHLNCKIWHLNEHPVSTEPKYSYKVSTQSSWTLQFSQLDDYAIKSFGKELRIVKLTGENAFNFDKPFATLTPEQPFTTYQISPAEHPTICTFTKEKSGKPAQLTIWPITTGKITKQIVTKQFFKADSCHLKWNSLGNAILCLTTTDFDHSNKSYYGENNLYLLSFQGVNGSLGGESVRVPLGKEGPIHDFQWSPTSRQFGVIYGFMPATITFFDLKGNAIHSLNEQRKNTLEFAPNGKYILVGGFGNLQGSVDILDRHDKFRCISKFSAANTSVCKWSPGGEFILTATTSPRLRVDNGLKVWHYSGTLVFVKEYKELLKVDWRTDCPFRIIKDGYLTNGNKLKDEELRQDPKLKKHQLEIHPVVTQFNLKNPNKSSSNSGAKKPAGAYKPPHARRANVVPGTNKPRSPQPTSTPIPQTTASQTSPEEKKIRSLLKKLRAIDALKVKQAEGAKLENTQVTKIESEPKILKELELLGWKGEKIDS; encoded by the coding sequence ATGTCATCTCAGTTGTTTGCTAGGACCAGTTCCAGCGTCGAAGTTTTCCAAGGGTATCCATCATTCGAGCAGATCACGCCTAGTAATAAGAAGAGCCAGAATGATGGCGAAGGAGAATCAGAAGTTGAAGGGAAAGTAATTCAGTCTTTGTTGTCACCATGTGGCCGTTTTATGGCCAAGTCATACGAAAACAAGGTAATTCTGCTAATTGGCGAGAACTGGGAAAATACCTTGATAGAACTACCTCTAAAGAACGTCTACGATCTAAAGTTTTCTCCAAGCGGAAACTTTTTGTCGACTTGGGAAAGACCATTGGTTGACGATGCAGAACATTTAAACTGTAAGATCTGGCATCTAAATGAACACCCAGTGTCTACTGAGCCAAAATACAGCTACAAAGTGTCCACCCAGAGTTCATGGACTTTACAATTCTCTCAGTTAGATGACTATGCTATCAAGTCATTTGGTAAGGAACTCCGCATCGTTAAGTTGACCGGTGAAAATGCATTCAATTTCGACAAGCCATTTGCCACCTTGACCCCAGAACAACCATTTACAACTTACCAGATATCCCCTGCCGAACATCCAACTATCTGCACATTCACCAAGGAAAAATCAGGTAAGCCAGCACAGTTGACCATCTGGCCTATAACCACCGGTAAAATCACCAAGCAAATCGTCACCAAGCAATTCTTCAAGGCAGACTCATGCCATTTGAAATGGAACTCATTGGGTAATGCTATTTTATGTTTAACTACAACCGACTTTGACCATTCAAACAAATCCTACTACGGTGAGAACAATCTATATTTGTTGTCCTTCCAAGGTGTTAATGGCTCCTTAGGAGGTGAATCTGTTCGTGTACCACTTGGAAAAGAGGGTCCCATCCACGATTTCCAGTGGTCTCCAACCTCAAGACAGTTTGGTGTCATATATGGGTTTATGCCGGCTACTATTACgttctttgatttgaaGGGTAATGCCATCCATTCTTTGAAcgaacaaagaaaaaacacGTTGGAATTTGCGCCAAATGGGAAATACATTCTCGTCGGTGGTTTTGGTAACCTTCAAGGTTCTGTCGACATTTTGGATAGACACGACAAGTTCAGATGCATTAGTAAATTCAGTGCCGCGAACACCTCGGTATGCAAATGGTCACCAGGTGGTGAGTTCATTCTTACTGCTACAACTTCTCCAAGATTGAGAGTCGACAATGGATTGAAGGTCTGGCACTACTCTGGTACTTTGGTATTTGTGAAGGAATACAAAGAGTTACTAAAGGTTGACTGGAGAACAGACTGTCCATTCAGAATCATTAAAGATGGCTACCTAACGAACGGGAATAAGTTGAAGGATGAGGAATTGAGACAAGATCCTAAACTCAAGAAACACCAACTAGAGATTCACCCAGTTGTTACTCAGTTCAATTTAAAGAACCCTaacaaatcatcatctaatTCAGGAGCCAAAAAGCCCGCTGGTGCTTACAAACCACCACATGCGAGAAGGGCCAATGTCGTCCCAGGTACTAACAAGCCTAGATCTCCTCAACCCACCTCTACTCCTATTCCACAAACTACGGCTAGTCAAACTTCCCcagaggaaaagaagattagatctttgttgaagaaattaagAGCCATTGATGCACTAAAAGTAAAGCAAGCTGAGGGGGCTAAATTGGAAAACACCCAAGTCACGAAGATCGAGTCTGAGCCCAAGATTCTAAAAGAGTTGGAACTACTTGGCTGGAAGGGCGAGAAGATCGATTcataa
- the RME1 gene encoding Rme1p: MVAMFYPPAEDDITSSESQLNNIFDSPYGSLKMTGFDGAFNPVERLRFSKKDKRGEKPPSIDDYAFFHGDRTLRNNFVPQKTKNYSNVRYRSSEFERPTLERNMNGLKSASVSGWYDLDFTEHSVFDHVSYSTSDLSSFSADDKGIPPKYSSSLGTFDGDSAVTPHILVESRASAPQLITPVTPDHPKSTKEYQSLMAMNMNMNMNVNTNSMHINNKTEFGNTQINKMNNYKFDRNTANFALSNARFRFNSTPNLGSVSPLENPQNIDLHRGNYLYDLGEHNQHNFTSATTTGYHECHNKCEKSGSSEVDATSLSYEELRHSIIEKFTFSNSKEKDEELDENNDGVVNQYYTEEHLNNQAIYHDSDHSKTSILQQIMDDKPLLKAISKKQKRGAYKCAHCPKMFNTVFEFAKHIDEFKVERKYKCPFPLCPWKILGLPKLQELKRHCLNQHIDELTPEQQFLIHGKNGTVSNVYECESPYCDKKFHRKDSYRRHVKMVHKNPKSRFNIRLGKAIRSCPDHLRDNMRTRERYLIEKMNNRRR, from the coding sequence ATGGTAGCAATGTTTTATCCACCCgcagaagatgatatcaCTAGTTCTGAAAGTCAAttgaataatatttttGACTCTCCTTATGGTAGTTTAAAAATGACAGGGTTTGACGGTGCGTTCAACCCAGTGGAGAGATTAAGATTCTCAAAGAAGGATAAAAGAGGAGAAAAACCTCCAAGCATTGATGATTACGCATTCTTTCATGGTGATCGGACTTTACGCAATAATTTTGTTCCTCAAAAGACGAAGAATTACAGTAATGTACGCTATCGCTCATCAGAATTTGAGCGCCCAACTctagaaagaaatatgaaTGGACTCAAGAGTGCTTCAGTTAGCGGCTGGTATGACTTAGATTTTACGGAGCACAGTGTGTTCGATCATGTTAGTTACTCTACCTCGGATCTGAGCTCTTTTTCAGCTGATGATAAAGGTATACCTCCCAAATATTCTAGTTCGTTGGGAACATTTGATGGTGACAGTGCTGTTACTCCTCACATTTTGGTCGAATCTAGAGCATCTGCTCCACAATTAATTACTCCGGTAACTCCAGATCATCCGAAGAGTACCAAAGAGTACCAATCTCTCATGGCAATGAACATGAACATGAATATGAATGTGAACACGAACAGCATGCATATAAACAATAAAACTGAATTCGGCAATACTCAGATTAACAAGATGAACAATTATAAGTTTGATCGGAACACAGCAAATTTCGCTTTGTCCAATGCCAGGTTCAGATTTAACAGCACACCTAACCTAGGATCTGTATCTCCATTAGAAAACCCGCAAAATATCGATCTGCACAGAGGTAATTATCTCTATGATCTTGGCGAACATAATCAACACAACTTTACAAGTGCTACGACTACGGGCTACCATGAATGTCATAACAAATGCGAAAAGTCAGGGAGTTCCGAAGTAGATGCAACTTCATTGTCATATGAGGAGCTGAGGCATTCCATCATCGAAAAGTTCACCTTCAGTAACTCGAAGGAAAAGGACGAGGAACTAGATGAGAACAATGATGGTGTTGTGAACCAATATTATACTGAAGAGCACTTGAACAACCAAGCAATTTACCACGATTCTGATCATTCAAAGACGTCCATATTACAACAAATAATGGATGACAAACCGTTGTTGAAGGCCATCAgcaagaaacagaagagaGGAGCTTATAAGTGTGCTCATTGTCCCAAGATGTTCAACACGGTATTTGAGTTTGCAAAACATATCGATGAATTCAAAGTAGAGCGTAAGTACAAATGCCCATTTCCGTTATGTCCTTGGAAAATATTAGGGTTACCAAAGCTTCAAGAGCTCAAAAGACACTGCCTCAATCAACATATCGATGAGCTCACTCCTGAGCAGCAGTTCCTCATTCACGGTAAAAATGGAACGGTCTCAAATGTATACGAGTGCGAATCTCCTTACTGTGACAAAAAGTTCCACAGAAAAGACTCTTACAGAAGACATGTAAAGATGGTTCACAAAAACCCAAAGAGTAGATTCAATATTCGTCTGGGCAAGGCCATTCGCTCATGTCCAGACCATCTGAGAGACAATATGCGAACCAGGGAACGCTATTTGATCGAGAAGATGAACAACCGCCGCCGTTAA